The genomic interval CTGCCGGAGAATACCCGCATTCAGATTTGCGCCCCGATTGTTCGCGGACAAAAAGGAGAACACCGGGACATCTTCGCCCAGATTCAGCGGGACGGTTTTGTCCGGGCCCGGGTGGACGGCGTCATCTATGACATCAAAAACATCCCCAAACTGGACAAGAACAAAAAACACGACATCGCCGCTGTTGTGGACCGGCTGATTCTAAAAGACAACATCCGCATCCGGCTGGCCGACTCCATCGAAACCGCCCTGAAAATCGGAGACGGGCTCGTGCTGGTGATGGTGCAGACGCCCGAAGAGAAAAAAGACAACGGCGGCGACGGCCAGTGGCGCGACGTCCTCTACAGCGAAAAATTCGCCTGCCCCGAACATCCGGAGGCCTCTCTGCCGGAACTGAGCCCCCGTCTGTTCAGTTTCAACAGTCCCTACGGCGCCTGTCCGGCCTGCGACGGACTGGGAACCATCCTCGAGTTTGACCCGGACCTCATCGTGCCGGATAAAAGCGTCTCGCTCGAAAACGGCGCCGTCGAGGCCTGGCGCAAGGGCGGCAAACGGATGAACATTTACTACAATCGGCTCATCAACCGCTTCTGCCGCCAGTTCGGCATCAGCAAAAGCGAGCCCTACAGCAATCTGCCCGCGCCGATTCGGCAGATTCTCCTGTACGGAACCACCCCTGAAGACGAGGCCCAATACGGAATGGCCTTCGAAGGCGTCATTCCCAATCTCCGCAGACGCTGGGAAAACACCACCAGCGAATACGTCAAGGCCCGCCTGCACGGCTATCTGTCCGAAACGCCCTGTCAGGCCTGCAAAGGAACACGGCTGCGTCCGGAGGCCTCCGCCGTCACCATCTGCGGCAAAAACATCAGCCAAATCACCGAAATGACCGTGCAGGCCGCCCAGAAGTTTTTTTCTGAACTGCCGCTGAACCCCGAACAGGCCGTCATCGCCGAACAGCCCCTGAAGGAAATCCGCGCCCGGCTCCAATTCCTGATTGATGTCGGGTTGGGCTATCTGACGTTAGACCGCACCAGCCGCACGCTCTCCGGCGGCGAAGCCCAGCGGATTCGCCTGGCCACGCAGGTCGGCAGCGGGCTGGTCGGCTGCTGCTATGTCCTCGATGAACCGACCATCGGCCTGCACCGGCGCGACAACGACCGGCTCCTGAATATCCTCAAACGCCTGCGCGACATCGGCAACACCGTGCTGGTCGTCGAACACGATGAAGAGGTCATCCGCCAGGCCGACTACATTATCGACATCGGGCCGGCCGCCGGAAGCCACGGCGGCGAAGTCGTGGTCGCCGGCTCGCTGGAAGACGTCTGCCGATGCCCGCAGTCCATCACCGGCCAGTACCTCAGCGGCGCCAAACGCATCGAAATGCCCCCGCGCCGGCACAAAGTCAAAATGTCTTACTGCATCGAAGTCCGCGGAGCCGCCGAACACAATCTGAAAAATATCGACGTCAAATTTCCGCTGGGTGTGCTCACCTGCGTGACCGGCGTTTCCGGCTCCGGCAAAAGCACCCTGATTACCGAAATCCTCCTAAAGGGGCTCAAACGCCGGCTCTACGGCTCCCGCGAAAAACCGGGCAAACACAAAAACATCCTCGGCATCGCCAATATCGACAAGGTCATCGAAATTGACCAAACCCCGATTGGACGCACGCCCCGCAGCAACCCGGCTACTTACACAGGCGTGTTCGATTTAATCCGCCAGCTGTTTGCGATGACCCGCGAGGCCCGCATTCGCGGCTACAAACCCGGCCGCTTCAGCTTCAACGTCAAAGGCGGACGCTGCGAATTCTGTCAGGGCCAGGGGACCCGCCGGATTGAAATGCACTTCCTGCCGGATGTGTACGTCACCTGTCAGGAATGCAAGGGAAAACGCTACAATCCCGAAACCCTCCAGATTACCTACAAAGGCAAGAACATTGCCGATGTTCTGGATATGCGGATTGATGAATCCCGGCAGTTTTTTGCCAATTTCCCCAAGATTCTCCGGCTTATCAAGGCCCTGTGCGATGTCGGGCTGGGGTATATGACCCTCGGGCAGTCTTCGACCACGATGTCCGGCGGCGAAGCCCAGCGGGTCAAGCTGGCTGCCGAACTGGGAAAACCCGGCACCGGACATACCCTTTATATCCTCGACGAACCCACCACCGGTCTGCATTTTGCCGACATTGACAACCTGATGACCGTGCTGCGGCGTCTGACCGATATGGGCAATACCGTCATCGTCATTGAACACAACCTGGATGTCATCAAAATGGCCGACTATATCATCGATTTAGGCCCCGAAGGCGGTGAGGAAGGCGGACGTGTCATCGCCGCCGGAACTCCGGAAAAAATTATTGAAAACAACCACTCCTACACCGCCCGATACCTGCGGGAGAAACTGGCCGAAGAAGGTATAGGAAAGTGAAAATGTTCTCTTCAAAACAGCCATATCCGACCCATATTCCCTGTTTTGTCGGATAAAGACAGGACCTTTTCTTGACGGGATTCGTATATTTTGAGATACTGATTGGTTTATGGGTAAACGTGTTGCGATTTTAGGTTCGACCGGCTCCATCGGCCAGAATGCCCTGCAGGTGCTGGGGGCACTGGGACCGGAGTACGAAGTAGCTGCGCTGACCGCCCACAGCCGAATTGACCTTCTGGCCGAGCAGGTCCGCCGCTTTCAGCCCAAAATCGCCGCCGTCACCCATCCGGATTTTTCGTCCGGACACAGCCCGTCTCTGAACGGCTTCCGTGGAAAACTTCTCTTCGGGCCCGAAGCCCTTACCGAAATTGCCTCGCGGGACGACATCGATATTATCCTCTGTGCCGTGGTCGGGGCGGCGGGACTGCCGGCCCTGCTGGCCGCCGCCCAAACAGGAAAACGCCTGGCGATTGCCAACAAAGAGCCGCTGGTGATAGCCGGCGAACTGCTCACCCGCCAGGCCGCCGCCGGCGGCGCCGAAATCCTGCCGATTGACAGCGAACATTCCGCCGTCTTCCAGGCCCTTCAGGCGGGACGGCCGGAGGAAGTCCGCCGGATTGTCCTGACCGCCTCGGGCGGGCCCTTCCTGCGCAGCCGGCCGGAAGACATCGAGCAGGCAACCG from Anaerohalosphaeraceae bacterium carries:
- the uvrA gene encoding excinuclease ABC subunit UvrA, with product MNDSQKYIRIRGAAEHNLKNINVDIPRDKLVVITGLSGSGKSSLAFDTIYAEGQRKYVESLSAYARQFLEQMQKPHVEHIEGLPPTIAIEQRSASSNPRSTVATTTEIYDYCRLLFARIGQPHCWKCGRPIQSQHATQIVDSILSLPENTRIQICAPIVRGQKGEHRDIFAQIQRDGFVRARVDGVIYDIKNIPKLDKNKKHDIAAVVDRLILKDNIRIRLADSIETALKIGDGLVLVMVQTPEEKKDNGGDGQWRDVLYSEKFACPEHPEASLPELSPRLFSFNSPYGACPACDGLGTILEFDPDLIVPDKSVSLENGAVEAWRKGGKRMNIYYNRLINRFCRQFGISKSEPYSNLPAPIRQILLYGTTPEDEAQYGMAFEGVIPNLRRRWENTTSEYVKARLHGYLSETPCQACKGTRLRPEASAVTICGKNISQITEMTVQAAQKFFSELPLNPEQAVIAEQPLKEIRARLQFLIDVGLGYLTLDRTSRTLSGGEAQRIRLATQVGSGLVGCCYVLDEPTIGLHRRDNDRLLNILKRLRDIGNTVLVVEHDEEVIRQADYIIDIGPAAGSHGGEVVVAGSLEDVCRCPQSITGQYLSGAKRIEMPPRRHKVKMSYCIEVRGAAEHNLKNIDVKFPLGVLTCVTGVSGSGKSTLITEILLKGLKRRLYGSREKPGKHKNILGIANIDKVIEIDQTPIGRTPRSNPATYTGVFDLIRQLFAMTREARIRGYKPGRFSFNVKGGRCEFCQGQGTRRIEMHFLPDVYVTCQECKGKRYNPETLQITYKGKNIADVLDMRIDESRQFFANFPKILRLIKALCDVGLGYMTLGQSSTTMSGGEAQRVKLAAELGKPGTGHTLYILDEPTTGLHFADIDNLMTVLRRLTDMGNTVIVIEHNLDVIKMADYIIDLGPEGGEEGGRVIAAGTPEKIIENNHSYTARYLREKLAEEGIGK